A stretch of the Candidatus Zixiibacteriota bacterium genome encodes the following:
- the nuoL gene encoding NADH-quinone oxidoreductase subunit L → METIVALIPMFPLAGFLLIGLTNKKLPKPAVSFIACGSVFMSFLFGVIAFFDILGMPSDSRAINVKLFDWIVSGSFSSSVSFMFDPLAAVMVLAVSGVGFLIHVYSIGYMGQDKGYSRYFSFLNLFMFAMLLLVMADNILLMFVGWEGVGLCSYLLIGFFFHKKSASDAGKKAFIVNRIGDFGFLLGTMLIFWTLGTLNIQEISHIAPDVLDVGGGVVIAITLLLFLGATGKSAQIPLYVWLPDAMEGPTPVSALIHAATMVTAGVYMVARLSALFALAPLTLTIIAIVGGVTALFAATIGLVQNDIKRVLAYSTISQIGYMFLACGVGAFAAGIFHLATHAFFKALLFLGSGSVIHALSGEQDLRNMGGLKSKIPHTFRIFLVGTLAISGVPLLSGFFSKDEILLKAYEGHTLLWLLGLITAILTAFYMFRLLFMTFYGKSRVTPEAEKHLHESPPVMTIPLYILALLAIIGGYVGLPHALGGGAWFENFLAPVLAVAHHGHDAAHHTPLSTEYLLMIISIIAAGLGILVAFAYYIKNPEKPKQLAIKAGGLYKIVLNKYYIDEIYDFAIVNPLYIISLIFWKIFDVRIIDGFVNNLAKSFRFMSERFRIVQTGMVRNYALSLLFGVILLIGYFILR, encoded by the coding sequence ATGGAAACGATTGTTGCCTTAATTCCGATGTTCCCGTTAGCGGGTTTCCTGCTAATCGGATTAACTAATAAGAAATTACCTAAACCGGCGGTTAGTTTTATTGCCTGCGGTTCTGTGTTTATGTCGTTCCTGTTTGGCGTTATCGCCTTTTTCGATATATTGGGAATGCCATCCGATTCGCGCGCTATAAACGTAAAGCTGTTCGACTGGATAGTTTCCGGCTCGTTTAGCTCCTCGGTAAGCTTCATGTTTGACCCCTTAGCGGCGGTTATGGTTTTGGCAGTATCCGGCGTTGGTTTTCTTATACATGTTTATTCAATCGGCTATATGGGACAAGATAAAGGTTATTCACGCTACTTCTCATTTCTAAACTTGTTTATGTTTGCCATGCTTTTACTGGTGATGGCTGATAATATTCTTTTGATGTTTGTCGGCTGGGAGGGCGTCGGTTTATGTTCTTATCTGCTTATCGGCTTCTTCTTCCATAAAAAGTCAGCCTCGGATGCCGGCAAGAAGGCTTTCATTGTAAACCGCATCGGTGATTTTGGTTTCCTGCTTGGCACAATGCTGATATTCTGGACACTGGGCACGCTTAACATTCAAGAGATTTCTCATATTGCGCCGGATGTTTTAGATGTTGGCGGCGGCGTTGTAATCGCGATAACACTTTTGTTGTTCCTTGGCGCTACCGGCAAATCAGCCCAGATACCGCTGTATGTCTGGCTTCCGGATGCTATGGAAGGTCCGACTCCCGTATCGGCTCTTATTCATGCCGCCACGATGGTTACCGCTGGCGTTTACATGGTAGCAAGGCTTTCGGCTTTGTTTGCGCTGGCTCCGCTTACTCTAACCATTATCGCTATTGTCGGCGGGGTTACCGCTTTGTTTGCCGCTACTATAGGGCTTGTGCAAAATGATATCAAGCGTGTGCTGGCATATTCGACTATCAGCCAGATAGGCTATATGTTCTTGGCCTGCGGTGTTGGCGCTTTCGCCGCTGGCATATTTCATCTGGCTACTCATGCTTTCTTTAAGGCGCTGTTATTTCTCGGTTCCGGTTCGGTTATTCATGCCCTTTCAGGCGAGCAGGACTTGCGCAATATGGGCGGTTTGAAATCAAAAATCCCTCATACGTTCAGAATATTCTTGGTTGGCACGTTAGCAATCTCCGGCGTTCCGTTATTATCGGGATTTTTCTCGAAAGATGAGATACTGCTTAAGGCATATGAGGGGCACACACTGTTATGGCTTCTGGGTTTAATCACCGCTATACTGACAGCTTTCTATATGTTCAGGCTGCTGTTTATGACATTCTACGGCAAGTCGAGAGTTACTCCCGAAGCTGAAAAGCATCTGCATGAATCGCCGCCTGTTATGACCATACCGCTGTATATTCTGGCATTACTGGCAATCATCGGCGGCTATGTAGGTTTGCCGCACGCTCTTGGCGGCGGAGCTTGGTTCGAGAATTTCTTAGCGCCGGTGTTAGCGGTTGCTCATCATGGCCATGATGCGGCTCATCATACTCCGCTATCAACCGAATATTTGCTTATGATAATATCGATTATTGCCGCAGGTCTGGGAATCCTTGTTGCCTTTGCATATTATATCAAGAACCCCGAAAAGCCCAAACAGCTTGCTATCAAAGCCGGCGGTTTATATAAAATAGTATTGAATAAATATTATATAGATGAGATTTATGATTTCGCGATTGTTAATCCATTGTATATCATTTCTCTTATATTCTGGAAAATATTCGATGTTCGCATTATTGATGGTTTCGTTAACAACTTGGCTAAATCATTCCGATTTATGTCGGAGAGATTCCGGATTGTTCAAACCGGCATGGTGCGAAATTACGCTCTGTCGTTATTGTTTGGCGTCATACTTTTAATAGGCTATTTTATTTTGAGGTAA
- a CDS encoding class I SAM-dependent methyltransferase, translating into MLTDRIKHYRTDAEEFDYFNVENPVHANEEKRRMQFLERLIKFAPGNYVIDCGSGNGWLAREYLQQGIVIISVDISDKNLRRIKNDYDSQNKGFYIAADLNQLPFKEGVFDGAVSNDVYEHIEEPKTAAAEVWRCLKKGAKFYVSVPYNENIVYYLCIHCNKPTPINAHLHSFNEESLGAIFTEAGFKIVNTYKIINKLLSATFVYYALCRWMPYWLWRTIDITVNLFAKKQSRLALKMVRS; encoded by the coding sequence ATGCTGACTGATCGTATTAAACATTACAGAACCGATGCTGAGGAGTTTGACTATTTTAATGTCGAAAATCCCGTTCATGCTAATGAGGAAAAGAGACGCATGCAGTTTCTGGAAAGGCTGATTAAATTCGCGCCGGGCAATTATGTGATTGACTGCGGTTCCGGCAATGGCTGGCTTGCCCGCGAATATCTTCAACAGGGAATAGTTATTATATCTGTTGATATTTCAGATAAAAATTTGAGGCGTATTAAAAACGATTATGACAGTCAGAATAAAGGCTTTTACATAGCTGCTGATTTGAATCAGCTTCCTTTCAAAGAAGGCGTTTTTGATGGGGCTGTTTCTAATGATGTTTACGAACATATTGAAGAACCCAAGACTGCCGCCGCCGAGGTTTGGAGATGTTTAAAAAAAGGCGCTAAGTTTTATGTCTCAGTTCCATATAATGAAAATATAGTTTATTACCTCTGTATTCACTGCAATAAGCCAACGCCTATTAATGCTCATCTGCATAGTTTCAATGAGGAATCTCTGGGGGCAATATTTACGGAAGCTGGCTTTAAAATAGTGAACACTTATAAAATTATTAACAAATTGTTAAGCGCAACTTTTGTTTATTATGCTTTATGCCGCTGGATGCCTTACTGGCTGTGGCGGACTATTGACATTACAGTAAACTTATTTGCCAAAAAACAATCACGTTTAGCTTTAAAAATGGTGCGCAGCTAA
- the nuoI gene encoding NADH-quinone oxidoreductase subunit NuoI, which translates to MWGSLRSVFFAIPKGMSITFRYIFRKKVTEQYPDEKPKFEARYRGLHYLTRYTDGAERCVCCGLCAAACPADAIYMEPAENEAGERYAKIYEINELRCIYCGFCEEACPEEAIFLGHEFEYSAENRSDFLYNKEMLLANYDKIEKDRVAKLYKPFTRQDKFQFKKPAEGLH; encoded by the coding sequence ATGTGGGGTTCTTTAAGATCAGTATTTTTTGCGATTCCGAAAGGAATGTCGATTACTTTCCGTTATATATTCCGCAAGAAAGTAACCGAGCAATATCCCGATGAAAAACCGAAATTTGAAGCGCGTTATCGCGGCTTGCATTATCTTACCCGCTATACCGATGGCGCTGAGCGATGTGTTTGTTGCGGCCTATGCGCCGCCGCCTGTCCGGCTGATGCTATCTACATGGAGCCGGCTGAAAATGAAGCAGGGGAGAGGTACGCAAAAATATACGAGATAAATGAGCTAAGATGCATCTATTGCGGTTTCTGCGAGGAGGCATGCCCCGAGGAAGCGATATTCTTAGGCCATGAATTTGAATATTCTGCTGAAAACCGCAGTGATTTTTTGTATAATAAGGAAATGCTGTTGGCAAATTACGATAAAATCGAAAAAGACCGGGTTGCGAAACTGTACAAACCCTTCACGCGGCAGGATAAATTTCAATTTAAAAAACCTGCAGAAGGGCTTCACTAA
- the nuoK gene encoding NADH-quinone oxidoreductase subunit NuoK, which produces MAPLNHYLILSALLFAIGVWGVLKNRNVLIIFMSIELMLNAVNITLMAFSSFMKDFSGQVFIFLVMAVAAAEVAVGLAIIVSIFRAKETVNVDDINIMKW; this is translated from the coding sequence ATGGCGCCGTTAAATCATTACCTGATTTTATCCGCCTTATTATTTGCCATCGGCGTTTGGGGTGTGCTTAAAAACCGCAACGTCCTGATTATCTTTATGTCTATTGAGTTAATGCTGAATGCTGTGAATATCACCCTGATGGCATTTTCGAGTTTCATGAAAGACTTCTCAGGACAGGTGTTTATCTTTTTGGTGATGGCGGTAGCGGCGGCTGAGGTTGCTGTCGGACTGGCTATTATAGTCTCGATTTTCAGAGCTAAAGAGACTGTCAACGTTGATGATATTAACATTATGAAATGGTGA
- a CDS encoding NADH-quinone oxidoreductase subunit N, translated as MIPNVNIEWATIYPEITVCITAAIVLLVDLFLPKRNKWLLGAISFVGMLITLYWFVFHNFWYESTSFFGLVVCDPASSYFKIIFCLGTILTIFLSITYQKREFPEIGEFYTLILLSTFGMMVMASSADLITIFLGLEMMSIPLYVLAGIYRNRYRSCEAGLKYFLLGAFASGFLLYGIAFVYGAFGTTNLNNISVMVAAGEQYSVFYVGVGMILVLVGLAFKAGAVPFHMWIPDVYEGAPAPVTAFMSAGPKAAAIIAILRIFVISNPAIDLTYVFWILAAVTMTWGNIFALTQKNVKRMLAYSSISHVGYVLIAVAVGGQEGFSSATFYLLAYTLMNIGAFAIIILFAEREEFYENISDYAGFGQQFPFAAIAMTIFLASLGGIPGTIGFIGKFMIFKAAINNGFIWLAVIGALNSVVSIYYYLRIVMTMYMKTQKPRITDVAISPSLMVAIVISLIGVVWIGIMPEKWLAIAVTAAQHVIP; from the coding sequence ATGATCCCGAATGTCAATATAGAGTGGGCGACAATATATCCCGAAATAACGGTATGTATAACTGCGGCTATAGTATTGCTTGTTGATTTATTTTTACCCAAGCGGAATAAATGGCTGCTTGGCGCAATATCATTTGTCGGGATGCTTATAACATTATACTGGTTTGTGTTTCATAATTTTTGGTATGAAAGCACCTCATTTTTCGGCTTAGTCGTTTGCGACCCTGCTAGTTCATATTTTAAGATAATATTCTGTCTTGGCACAATCCTTACTATATTCTTATCTATCACATACCAAAAGCGAGAGTTCCCGGAAATTGGCGAATTCTATACGTTAATCTTATTATCTACTTTTGGCATGATGGTAATGGCATCCTCCGCCGATTTAATTACCATATTCCTCGGTTTGGAAATGATGAGCATCCCATTATATGTGTTGGCTGGCATTTACCGCAACCGTTATCGGAGTTGTGAAGCCGGTCTGAAATATTTCCTTCTGGGAGCATTCGCCTCCGGATTCTTACTGTATGGCATAGCTTTTGTCTATGGCGCTTTTGGCACTACCAACTTGAATAATATATCTGTTATGGTTGCTGCCGGCGAACAGTACTCGGTTTTCTATGTTGGCGTCGGCATGATACTTGTTTTAGTTGGCTTGGCATTCAAAGCCGGAGCCGTGCCGTTCCATATGTGGATTCCCGATGTTTACGAGGGCGCGCCTGCGCCGGTGACCGCCTTTATGTCGGCAGGACCTAAAGCGGCGGCTATAATAGCTATCCTCAGAATTTTTGTTATAAGCAATCCGGCTATCGATTTAACCTATGTCTTCTGGATTCTGGCGGCAGTAACTATGACATGGGGTAATATTTTTGCCTTAACACAAAAAAATGTCAAAAGGATGCTGGCATATTCATCGATTTCCCATGTCGGTTATGTTCTGATTGCCGTTGCTGTTGGCGGGCAGGAGGGTTTCTCATCCGCAACATTTTACCTGCTTGCTTATACTCTTATGAATATCGGCGCCTTTGCGATTATCATACTCTTTGCCGAACGCGAAGAGTTCTACGAGAACATCTCCGATTACGCCGGTTTCGGCCAGCAGTTTCCGTTTGCCGCAATCGCTATGACTATATTCTTAGCCTCATTGGGCGGCATACCCGGCACGATTGGCTTCATCGGCAAGTTTATGATTTTCAAAGCGGCTATTAATAACGGTTTTATCTGGCTGGCGGTTATAGGCGCCTTAAACAGTGTTGTTTCGATTTACTACTATCTGCGTATTGTCATGACTATGTATATGAAAACTCAGAAGCCAAGGATAACTGATGTTGCCATCTCGCCTTCATTGATGGTAGCAATCGTTATTTCATTAATTGGTGTTGTCTGGATTGGCATAATGCCCGAAAAATGGCTGGCTATCGCAGTTACAGCCGCCCAGCATGTTATTCCATAA
- the nuoH gene encoding NADH-quinone oxidoreductase subunit NuoH gives MWVSIIIDVVKVVVIFAALLIMVAYATWFERRVLAFIQSRLGPNRVGYFGLLQPIADAVKLLFKESFLPKDANNKILFILAPMMAFVPAVLSIAVIPVGDTVTIAGHKVELIISDLNVGILYIFALSSLSVYGAVFAGWSANSKYSLLGGLRASAQMISYEIGLGLSVVGVLMLAQTFSLAEIVRLQSGSILDWYFFKQPVAFFLFFVSALAETNRLPFDLPECESELVAGYHTEFAGMKFSVFFLGEYTHMLIVSMIASSIFFGGWAGPYLPPVVWFFIKAVVFMFIYVWVRGTLPRFRYDQLMRFGWLVIFPLALINVIVTALIMLL, from the coding sequence ATGTGGGTTTCTATTATAATAGATGTAGTTAAAGTTGTGGTGATATTCGCTGCACTACTGATTATGGTTGCCTATGCAACCTGGTTTGAGCGTCGAGTACTAGCCTTCATACAGAGCCGGTTGGGTCCCAATCGCGTTGGTTATTTTGGCTTGCTGCAGCCGATTGCCGATGCTGTTAAACTGCTGTTCAAAGAAAGCTTTTTACCAAAAGATGCAAATAACAAGATTCTGTTTATTCTTGCCCCGATGATGGCTTTCGTGCCGGCGGTTCTTTCTATTGCGGTGATACCTGTCGGCGACACGGTTACTATCGCCGGACATAAGGTTGAGCTTATCATATCTGATTTGAATGTCGGGATATTATATATATTCGCTCTTAGCTCGCTGTCTGTTTATGGCGCTGTGTTTGCCGGTTGGTCGGCTAATTCCAAATATTCGCTTTTGGGCGGCTTGCGCGCCTCGGCTCAGATGATAAGCTACGAAATAGGCTTGGGATTGTCGGTAGTCGGCGTTTTAATGCTCGCCCAAACATTCTCGTTAGCCGAAATAGTCCGCTTGCAAAGCGGCTCGATTCTTGACTGGTATTTCTTTAAACAACCGGTGGCTTTTTTCCTGTTCTTTGTGAGCGCTCTTGCCGAAACAAATCGCCTGCCGTTCGACCTTCCCGAATGCGAGTCGGAGCTTGTAGCGGGCTACCATACGGAATTTGCAGGCATGAAATTCAGTGTGTTTTTCCTCGGCGAATATACGCACATGCTGATTGTCTCGATGATTGCCTCCAGTATTTTCTTCGGCGGCTGGGCTGGACCGTATCTACCGCCTGTAGTGTGGTTTTTTATCAAGGCAGTAGTGTTTATGTTTATTTATGTTTGGGTAAGAGGGACGCTGCCGCGTTTCCGCTACGACCAGCTTATGCGATTCGGCTGGTTAGTTATTTTCCCGCTTGCCCTGATTAACGTGATTGTAACAGCGTTGATAATGCTTCTATGA
- a CDS encoding metallophosphoesterase family protein, giving the protein MAINRRSFIRLLGTSAIAASLPKSVYALDAEPVPEISFVQLTDTHIPDESGIERTTKIIDKINNLSLPYEFIIHTGDISNGHGKAEDMEQAKSLLKFAKTIYFVPGNWDVTFDHPEEFEPIFEKYFGPCNQSISPASGLRMVLFNSQSLSDRANSSVRDNAFRQLEKMLNPSMPTILFCHATGLPDFYSNEMHTGWKAETLTRWADMMKQGGVFAVLAGHFHRDEYHLLDDIPFFISAPVVGWWGRQSTFRHWTLKSGVLTYRTIYV; this is encoded by the coding sequence ATGGCAATAAATAGACGCTCATTTATCAGATTATTAGGCACAAGCGCTATAGCCGCATCATTGCCGAAATCGGTCTATGCCTTAGATGCCGAACCTGTTCCCGAAATATCGTTTGTTCAGCTAACCGATACGCATATCCCGGATGAAAGCGGTATCGAGAGAACAACAAAGATCATTGATAAAATTAATAACCTCTCACTGCCATACGAATTTATAATTCATACAGGCGATATATCCAACGGACATGGCAAAGCTGAGGATATGGAGCAAGCGAAAAGCCTTTTGAAGTTTGCCAAGACAATCTACTTTGTGCCCGGAAATTGGGATGTTACTTTTGACCACCCCGAAGAATTCGAGCCGATATTTGAAAAATATTTCGGACCATGCAATCAATCGATATCGCCCGCGTCCGGTCTGCGTATGGTTTTATTCAACAGCCAATCTCTTTCGGATAGGGCAAATTCATCTGTTAGAGACAACGCATTCAGACAGCTTGAGAAAATGCTAAATCCATCGATGCCCACAATCTTGTTTTGTCATGCAACCGGTCTGCCTGATTTCTACAGCAACGAGATGCATACCGGCTGGAAAGCGGAAACTTTGACCAGGTGGGCTGATATGATGAAACAGGGCGGCGTCTTTGCGGTCTTAGCCGGACATTTCCATAGAGATGAATATCATTTGCTTGATGATATTCCATTTTTTATAAGCGCTCCGGTAGTTGGCTGGTGGGGCAGACAATCGACTTTTCGTCACTGGACTTTAAAAAGCGGGGTGCTGACTTATAGGACGATATATGTGTAA
- a CDS encoding isoprenylcysteine carboxylmethyltransferase family protein, translating into MKMRKPLPPTYFITSLILTAALHLFLPVIQLIHSPYRYGGIILIIFGIWINLRTDNLFKRYNTTVKPFENSSAMITEGPFRFTRNPMYLGMVFILLGASIVLGSLTTFIIPAAYYISVSIVFIPDEEKTLEDVFGNEYLKYKKHVRRWL; encoded by the coding sequence ATGAAAATGAGAAAACCATTGCCGCCTACATATTTTATAACATCTCTAATATTAACAGCGGCATTGCATCTATTTCTTCCTGTAATTCAATTGATTCATTCTCCCTATAGATATGGAGGGATTATATTGATTATTTTTGGAATATGGATAAACCTCCGAACTGACAATTTATTTAAAAGATATAACACTACAGTTAAGCCTTTTGAAAATTCATCCGCCATGATTACAGAAGGTCCGTTTCGTTTTACGCGTAATCCCATGTATTTAGGTATGGTGTTTATTTTATTAGGCGCGTCAATTGTTTTGGGATCATTAACTACATTTATTATACCGGCTGCTTATTATATTTCCGTAAGCATAGTATTTATTCCTGATGAGGAAAAAACGCTGGAAGATGTTTTCGGTAATGAATATTTAAAGTATAAAAAACACGTCAGGCGATGGTTATAG
- a CDS encoding NADH-quinone oxidoreductase subunit M, with protein MENWPILSWIIFLPLIGIVPLLLISKEKKNLLRITALLFSFANFVLSLVLVSRFDSSDINFQFVEKLPWISSVGIEYHVGVDGISILLILLTTFISIISIASTWTAITEKVKGFMISFLIMEVGMLGVFMALDLFLFYVFWEVMLLPMYFIIGVWGGARRIYAAIKFVLFTMAGSLLMLLGIIFIYYLNYQYTGIHTFDFTVMLDLPIRATTQLWLFGAFAIAFAIKVPMFPFHTWLPDAHVEAPTAGSIILAGVLLKMGTYGFVRFCLPLFPVAAYKFMPLISILALIGIIYGGLVSIVQKDVKSLVAFSSVAHLGFVMLGIFALNVQGISGSILQMVNHGISTGALFMLVGMIYERRHTRLIEDFGGIAHVMPVFAACFMIIALSSIGLPGTNGFVGEFLILLGMFKTNITFAVLGTLGIIIAAVYMLWMIQRVFFGECNNEKNKVLKDINWREKFLLAPLIVLVFWIGFYPKPFLSLIEPAVENLVENVEQKYQASNYNFQHDMATNIDMLEELETDADTEREEIK; from the coding sequence ATGGAAAACTGGCCGATTTTATCATGGATTATATTTTTACCCCTTATCGGGATAGTTCCGCTTCTATTGATTAGCAAAGAGAAGAAGAACCTGCTTAGAATTACCGCATTGCTGTTCTCGTTTGCTAATTTTGTGCTTTCGTTGGTTCTCGTTTCGAGGTTCGACAGTTCCGATATTAATTTTCAATTTGTAGAAAAATTGCCCTGGATTAGCTCGGTAGGTATCGAATATCATGTCGGCGTTGATGGGATTTCAATACTGTTAATACTACTGACCACATTTATCAGCATTATCTCAATAGCTTCCACATGGACAGCTATAACCGAAAAAGTCAAAGGGTTTATGATATCCTTTTTGATTATGGAGGTCGGCATGCTGGGTGTATTCATGGCGCTCGACCTGTTCTTGTTTTACGTCTTCTGGGAGGTCATGCTTCTGCCGATGTATTTCATAATCGGCGTCTGGGGCGGAGCGCGGCGCATATATGCGGCTATTAAGTTTGTTTTGTTTACAATGGCCGGTTCGCTCTTAATGTTGTTAGGGATAATTTTCATCTATTACCTAAACTATCAATATACCGGCATACATACATTCGACTTTACGGTTATGCTCGATTTGCCGATTCGGGCGACTACTCAATTATGGCTTTTTGGCGCCTTTGCCATAGCCTTTGCCATCAAAGTGCCGATGTTCCCGTTCCATACCTGGCTTCCGGATGCTCACGTCGAGGCTCCTACTGCCGGTTCGATTATTCTGGCTGGTGTCCTGCTCAAAATGGGAACTTATGGCTTTGTCCGATTCTGTCTGCCTCTGTTTCCGGTGGCCGCATATAAATTTATGCCGCTAATAAGCATCCTTGCTCTAATAGGCATTATCTATGGCGGTTTAGTGTCGATTGTTCAGAAAGATGTTAAGTCCTTAGTAGCGTTCTCATCGGTGGCTCACCTTGGTTTTGTGATGCTTGGTATATTTGCCCTTAATGTTCAGGGCATCTCCGGTTCGATACTACAGATGGTCAATCACGGCATATCTACCGGCGCTTTGTTTATGCTTGTCGGCATGATTTACGAACGCCGTCACACCAGGCTTATTGAGGATTTCGGCGGCATTGCTCATGTTATGCCTGTGTTTGCCGCCTGCTTTATGATTATCGCGCTTTCGTCTATCGGCTTGCCCGGGACTAACGGTTTTGTCGGCGAGTTTTTAATATTGCTGGGCATGTTCAAAACAAATATAACCTTTGCCGTTTTGGGAACGCTGGGTATAATCATTGCCGCGGTATATATGTTATGGATGATTCAGCGGGTTTTCTTTGGCGAATGTAATAATGAGAAAAACAAGGTTCTTAAAGATATTAACTGGCGGGAAAAATTCCTGCTTGCACCGCTTATCGTACTGGTTTTCTGGATCGGTTTCTATCCCAAACCGTTCCTAAGCTTGATTGAACCAGCAGTTGAAAATCTTGTCGAAAATGTCGAGCAGAAATATCAAGCTTCAAATTATAATTTCCAACATGATATGGCTACGAATATTGACATGCTCGAAGAACTTGAGACCGACGCAGATACCGAGCGGGAGGAAATTAAATGA
- a CDS encoding NADH-quinone oxidoreductase subunit J, giving the protein MGIVVFYMLAAAALASAIMVVTRKNAVTSAIYLVVAMCCIAGLFVQLGSIFIGVLQIIVYAGAIIVLFLFVIMMLNLKYDELGFDSRVFQRIFSAVLSLVLILQLVLAVSKYPFKPGRPIDMSMGNVENVAHKLFYDYLYPFEVTGVLLLAAIIGAVVIARKKGNN; this is encoded by the coding sequence ATGGGTATTGTAGTATTTTACATGCTTGCGGCAGCAGCCTTAGCCAGTGCAATTATGGTAGTAACTCGCAAGAATGCGGTAACATCTGCTATATATTTAGTTGTTGCAATGTGCTGTATTGCCGGTTTGTTTGTCCAGCTTGGATCGATATTCATCGGTGTTCTGCAAATCATTGTTTATGCCGGTGCGATTATCGTCCTGTTCCTGTTTGTTATAATGATGCTGAACCTTAAATATGACGAACTCGGTTTCGATTCGAGAGTATTCCAGAGAATATTCTCGGCCGTGCTGAGCTTAGTGCTGATACTTCAACTTGTTCTGGCAGTCTCCAAGTATCCATTCAAGCCCGGCAGGCCTATTGATATGTCGATGGGCAATGTCGAGAATGTTGCGCATAAGCTTTTTTATGATTATCTGTATCCCTTTGAGGTTACCGGCGTGCTTTTATTGGCCGCTATAATCGGAGCGGTGGTAATTGCCCGTAAGAAAGGAAACAACTAA